One part of the Rutidosis leptorrhynchoides isolate AG116_Rl617_1_P2 chromosome 1, CSIRO_AGI_Rlap_v1, whole genome shotgun sequence genome encodes these proteins:
- the LOC139866998 gene encoding uncharacterized protein: protein MSQIWKNVLNLQKDECMINLIGPNCWRWKLRGGSQISFWHNYWVGNFSLRDQYPRLYTLCSKQQSSINTFRWPEMGRGTQLGWILQLNGPLIFADYVSACNLYLALSNFHLSPGDDEIVWLPSVSGVFNVAEAMRFLVIMDNSHTLDWKILIWNNRVPSKISIFHWLACNRSIPVKDNLIRRHILPAHNSSLCVWCESEPETVEYLLLHCSWSYNIWSALFNWWNIRWVIPKSILYFSGDWFYGMGIGDKKFWRLIGPVTLWTI from the coding sequence ATGTCTCAAATTTGGAAAAACGTTCTTAACCTTCAAAAAGACGAATGCATGATAAATTTGATTGGCCCGAATTGTTGGAGATGGAAACTTCGTGGCGGTTCCCAAATCTCGTTTTGGCACAATTATTGGGTTGGAAATTTTTCTCTTCGGGATCAGTATCCTCGATTGTACACCTTATGCTCGAAGCAGCAGTCTTCTATTAACACTTTCAGGTGGCCTGAGATGGGCCGGGGCACCCAGTTGGGCTGGATTCTCCAGCTTAACGGGCCGCTGATATTTGCTGATTATGTTTCTGCTTGCAATCTATACCTTGCGCTTTCTAATTTTCATTTGTCTCCAGGTGATGACGAGATTGTGTGGTTACCATCGGTTTCAGGAGTTTTTAATGTAGCCGAGGCCATGAGATTTCTTGTTATTATGGATAATTCTCATACACTGGATTGGAAAATTTTAATTTGGAATAATCGGGTACCTTCCAAGATTTCCATTTTTCATTGGTTAGCTTGTAACCGTAGCATTCCGGTTAAAGATAATCTTATCCGGAGACATATTTTACCGGCCCATAATTCGTCGTTATGTGTTTGGTGCGAGTCCGAGCCCGAAACTGTCGAGTATTTGCTTCTCCATTGTTCTTGGTCTTACAATATTTGGTCTGCACTTTTTAATTGGTGGAACATTAGATGGGTTATCCCAAAGTCTATTCTATATTTTTCGGGAGATTGGTTTTATGGTATGGGTATCGGCGATAAAAAGTTTTGGAGGTTGATCGGTCCGGTTACGCTTTGGACCATTTGA